Proteins encoded within one genomic window of Syntrophobacterales bacterium:
- the nrfD gene encoding polysulfide reductase NrfD, translating to MNTESNVQKLAFSKMEGRSGNFAILQWVLIALCLVGVAGFFIMYIVGHNTLGSSSVVPWGMPIILAIYLIGLSAGSLILSSLTYVFGKEQYRPIARLAVFMALVLILGAMLGIVLDLGRPEKSWRLFAFFVMNNMRSMFAINGILYGGYFLISLIYLSFIFAENKKVTKIMGIVAVSWASLVHMGTGAIFGFIATRPIFYSPIKPLEFLSAAMVSGLALLILAIYFVFKFTGRKYDQAIIFQLSRLLLALIAFLTLLVFIDKLTHFYPPHRDAVIWLLTGPFAWIFWGLQIVCAYVIPMIILINPRTCKSLKWVLAAAFFVVVGIFGERFALVVPGTAQPLPLYPGQIEGTWGMAGTFFPSPVEMMVSVGIFALMGLIFIMGLKNLELLPVTNDEGEKA from the coding sequence ATGAATACGGAGTCTAATGTGCAAAAATTAGCATTCAGCAAGATGGAAGGCCGGTCAGGTAATTTTGCGATACTGCAATGGGTGCTGATTGCCCTGTGCTTAGTCGGGGTTGCCGGGTTCTTTATCATGTACATAGTGGGGCATAACACGCTTGGCTCCTCCAGCGTCGTACCCTGGGGGATGCCGATCATCCTCGCGATTTATCTGATCGGTCTGAGCGCCGGCTCCCTTATCCTCTCTTCCTTGACCTATGTCTTCGGAAAAGAGCAGTACCGGCCGATCGCGCGGCTGGCGGTCTTTATGGCGCTGGTCTTGATCCTCGGGGCGATGCTTGGCATCGTCCTCGACCTGGGCAGGCCGGAGAAGAGCTGGCGTCTTTTCGCGTTTTTCGTGATGAACAACATGCGTTCGATGTTCGCGATCAACGGGATTCTCTATGGCGGCTATTTCCTGATCAGCCTAATCTACCTGAGCTTTATCTTTGCCGAGAACAAGAAAGTCACAAAAATCATGGGGATTGTCGCGGTAAGCTGGGCTTCGCTGGTGCACATGGGCACAGGGGCGATTTTCGGCTTCATTGCGACCCGTCCCATCTTCTACTCCCCGATCAAGCCCCTGGAGTTTCTGTCGGCGGCGATGGTCTCCGGTCTGGCGCTCCTCATCCTGGCAATATATTTTGTCTTCAAGTTTACCGGGCGGAAGTACGATCAGGCGATCATTTTTCAGTTGAGCCGCCTGCTGTTGGCCTTGATCGCCTTTTTGACGCTGCTGGTTTTTATTGACAAGCTGACCCATTTTTACCCGCCGCACCGCGACGCGGTGATCTGGCTTTTGACGGGGCCGTTTGCCTGGATATTCTGGGGGCTGCAAATCGTCTGCGCCTATGTGATCCCCATGATTATTTTAATAAATCCCCGCACGTGCAAGTCGCTGAAATGGGTTCTCGCGGCTGCATTTTTCGTGGTCGTCGGCATCTTCGGCGAGCGTTTTGCCCTGGTGGTGCCGGGGACGGCCCAGCCGCTGCCGCTTTATCCGGGCCAGATCGAAGGCACCTGGGGCATGGCGGGGACATTTTTCCCCTCACCGGTAGAAATGATGGTTTCGGTCGGGATCTTTGCGCTGATGGGGCTGATTTTCATCATGGGGCTGAAAAATTTGGAGCTGCTCCCCGTTACCAATGACGAAGGTGAAAAGGCGTGA
- a CDS encoding thiovarsolin family RiPP has protein sequence MFTPASSVVKGGGNCFLFMPASSAVKGGGNCFFFTPASSVVKGGGNCFLFTPASSVVKGGGNCFLFTPFHLRHW, from the coding sequence TTGTTTACGCCTGCCTCCTCCGTCGTCAAGGGGGGAGGGAATTGTTTCTTGTTCATGCCTGCCTCCTCCGCCGTCAAGGGGGGAGGGAATTGTTTTTTTTTCACGCCTGCCTCCTCCGTCGTCAAAGGGGGAGGGAATTGTTTTTTGTTCACGCCTGCCTCCTCCGTCGTCAAGGGGGGAGGGAATTGTTTTTTGTTCACGCCTTTTCACCTTCGTCATTGGTAA
- a CDS encoding molybdopterin-dependent oxidoreductase: MKSEDAVSQKKPGGLKFDRRTFIKLSALTGAAIGAGQVLGPAITHSSDPVPPGAAAPLDEKWINTSCINCPARCAIKVRVTGGKAVKITGNPLSRVSEGKVCPRAYVGLQVLYDQGRINSPLKRTNAQKGKGVDPKWAPVSWEEALDEIVRRLQAIRQKEEPHKLLLFSGLNTRSSEDLIARFAEAYGTPNLVSGDALEAETLKAGNWMADGRYGDAAYDLDNTNYILAFGADILESSRPLARLLRKWGKMRREKPNRTKIVVINPRYSLTAAKADWWAPINPGTDAALAMALAHVIIRENLYDSAFVSRWTAGFDAYRKLALDEYSPEEVAKITGVDADDIRKMAREFAGTRPAIAIGGREAVDWTNGSYTAYAIACLNALVGSIDVPGGVIYQEGVKFSPLPGIAEDGIVKKGKSQPALDLRKTAKYPLAEVVTNQIPESLLKGEPYPVEMAIGFNSNFNMLAPGMEKWDEALGKIPFYVHIAPFVSEMAFAADLILPATTYLEEWAYDFSPPGSGFAELKLKQPVIPRRGKNRPIPEVIFEIAKKTGGVVANAFVGLGDNAEGFVKYRTASLLSWKEFVETGVWIGNDYEYRKYERLFATPSKKFEFYSGNMKALFAAKQLAAGDLSFLPHYAAPKFIGEASAFPLVLLPYQPLMVVENGSQNYPWAQEAFLPMCGVGWQVFAEMNTDTAKKLGLKNGGFVWVESAAGKIRAKVKFSEGIHPEVVAMATGQGHWSYGKWQTGIGVNPNEITGLDYDSLSGQSAFFNTRVKVYKA, encoded by the coding sequence ATGAAAAGCGAAGATGCTGTCAGTCAGAAAAAGCCAGGCGGATTAAAATTTGACAGAAGAACCTTCATCAAGCTGTCGGCTTTGACCGGCGCCGCCATCGGGGCCGGTCAGGTACTGGGACCCGCCATTACCCACTCCTCTGATCCGGTTCCCCCGGGCGCTGCCGCGCCGCTTGACGAAAAATGGATCAACACCTCCTGCATCAACTGTCCCGCCCGCTGCGCAATCAAGGTGCGGGTGACGGGCGGCAAGGCGGTCAAGATCACCGGAAACCCGCTTTCCCGCGTTTCGGAAGGCAAGGTGTGCCCCCGCGCCTACGTGGGGCTGCAGGTGCTCTACGATCAGGGGCGGATCAATTCTCCGTTGAAGAGGACAAATGCCCAAAAGGGAAAGGGGGTTGATCCTAAATGGGCGCCCGTTTCCTGGGAGGAGGCCCTCGATGAAATTGTTAGACGTCTCCAGGCGATCCGGCAGAAGGAGGAGCCGCACAAGCTCCTGCTTTTCAGTGGTCTTAATACGAGAAGCAGCGAGGATCTGATCGCCCGCTTTGCGGAGGCCTACGGAACGCCCAATCTCGTTTCCGGAGACGCGCTCGAGGCGGAGACGCTCAAGGCGGGCAACTGGATGGCTGACGGCCGTTACGGCGATGCAGCCTACGACCTTGACAACACAAACTACATCCTCGCCTTCGGAGCGGACATCCTGGAGTCGTCCCGGCCACTGGCCCGGCTGCTCCGCAAATGGGGCAAGATGCGCAGGGAAAAGCCGAACCGCACCAAAATCGTCGTTATCAATCCCCGCTATTCGCTGACCGCGGCTAAAGCCGATTGGTGGGCGCCGATCAATCCCGGTACGGACGCCGCCCTGGCGATGGCCCTGGCTCATGTTATCATTCGGGAAAATCTCTACGACAGCGCTTTTGTGAGCCGCTGGACGGCAGGGTTTGACGCCTACCGAAAACTGGCGCTCGACGAGTACAGCCCGGAGGAGGTTGCAAAAATTACCGGCGTTGACGCAGACGACATCCGCAAAATGGCAAGGGAGTTTGCCGGGACAAGGCCGGCAATCGCCATCGGCGGCAGGGAAGCGGTTGACTGGACGAACGGTTCGTACACCGCCTACGCGATTGCCTGTCTGAACGCCCTGGTCGGGAGCATTGATGTCCCGGGCGGCGTTATCTACCAGGAAGGCGTCAAATTCTCGCCGCTGCCCGGGATCGCCGAGGATGGAATCGTGAAGAAGGGCAAAAGCCAGCCGGCCCTGGATTTACGAAAAACCGCAAAATATCCCCTGGCCGAGGTGGTGACGAACCAGATTCCGGAGTCGCTGCTCAAGGGCGAACCGTACCCGGTGGAGATGGCGATCGGCTTCAACAGCAACTTCAATATGCTTGCCCCGGGGATGGAAAAATGGGACGAAGCGCTCGGGAAAATCCCGTTTTACGTTCATATAGCCCCGTTCGTAAGCGAAATGGCGTTCGCTGCCGATCTCATTCTGCCGGCCACGACCTATCTTGAAGAGTGGGCGTATGATTTTTCGCCTCCCGGTTCCGGTTTTGCGGAGTTGAAACTCAAGCAGCCCGTTATCCCCCGACGGGGTAAGAACAGGCCGATTCCTGAGGTAATTTTTGAAATCGCCAAAAAGACCGGCGGCGTTGTCGCCAATGCCTTTGTCGGCCTCGGCGACAACGCCGAGGGGTTTGTAAAATACCGCACCGCGTCGCTTCTGTCCTGGAAAGAGTTTGTCGAGACGGGGGTATGGATCGGGAATGATTACGAGTATCGCAAATATGAGCGGCTGTTCGCCACCCCTTCCAAAAAATTCGAGTTTTATTCGGGGAATATGAAGGCGCTTTTTGCCGCGAAGCAACTGGCGGCGGGCGACTTGAGCTTCCTGCCCCATTACGCGGCGCCGAAGTTCATAGGAGAGGCATCCGCCTTTCCCCTCGTGCTGCTTCCCTACCAGCCCTTGATGGTTGTCGAAAACGGCAGCCAGAATTACCCGTGGGCGCAGGAGGCGTTTCTGCCGATGTGCGGGGTGGGCTGGCAGGTTTTCGCCGAGATGAACACGGACACGGCCAAGAAGCTGGGGCTTAAAAACGGCGGCTTTGTCTGGGTGGAGTCCGCCGCCGGCAAAATCCGGGCAAAGGTCAAATTTTCCGAGGGAATCCATCCGGAGGTGGTGGCGATGGCGACCGGCCAGGGCCACTGGTCCTACGGCAAATGGCAAACGGGCATTGGCGTTAATCCCAATGAAATAACAGGGTTGGATTATGACTCTTTGAGCGGCCAGTCCGCCTTCTTCAACACGAGGGTCAAGGTTTACAAGGCTTAA
- a CDS encoding 4Fe-4S dicluster domain-containing protein — protein MPRWGMVIDLDKCVGCQACTVACKAENNVPHGSPEEQQERRDFFWNKMIAATSGRYPSVKTELIPMPCMHCDKAPCVTVCPAEATYRRADGIIVQDFRRCIGCKYCIVACPYGARNFNGKEQEEKEYSRHDLPPDRKSWGPWPFPTRTHGVVEKCTFCFHRIDQGLKEGKKIGTEVVPACVEACPSGARIFGDMDDPKSNVSRTLASRDSFQLREELSTHPKVYYLPK, from the coding sequence ATGCCACGGTGGGGAATGGTAATTGATCTGGACAAGTGTGTCGGCTGTCAGGCATGCACGGTCGCCTGCAAGGCGGAAAACAATGTCCCGCATGGTTCGCCCGAGGAGCAGCAGGAGCGCAGGGATTTTTTCTGGAACAAGATGATCGCCGCGACCAGCGGCAGGTACCCCTCGGTAAAAACGGAACTGATCCCGATGCCCTGCATGCATTGCGATAAGGCCCCCTGCGTGACGGTATGTCCTGCGGAGGCCACGTATCGAAGGGCGGACGGAATCATCGTGCAGGATTTCAGAAGATGCATAGGCTGCAAGTACTGCATCGTCGCCTGTCCTTACGGGGCCCGGAACTTCAATGGCAAGGAGCAGGAAGAAAAGGAGTACTCCCGTCACGACCTTCCGCCCGATCGCAAATCATGGGGCCCCTGGCCGTTTCCGACCAGAACCCACGGCGTGGTTGAGAAGTGCACCTTCTGTTTCCACCGCATCGATCAGGGTCTGAAAGAGGGGAAGAAGATCGGCACGGAGGTCGTTCCCGCGTGCGTTGAGGCCTGTCCCTCCGGGGCGCGGATTTTCGGAGATATGGACGATCCCAAAAGCAACGTGTCCCGAACGCTGGCGTCGCGGGACAGCTTCCAGCTCAGGGAGGAGCTCTCCACGCACCCCAAAGTCTATTATTTACCTAAATGA